In Massilia sp. METH4, the genomic window CCGGCGGCCTGTCGGTCGCCGTGTTCGACCAGATGAAGAATGCGACGAAGCGCGTGCCTCTCAAGGCTCCTCGTGTCTGGCTGCGCGCCGATGCCGACTTCCTGACGGAAAAGGCGCGCTTCTCGTACTCGGTCGACGGCAAGACCTTCGTGCCGGTCGGCGACGAGTTCACGATGGTCTTCCAGCTCGTGACCTTCCAGGGCGGGCGCTATGCCCTCTTCAATTACAACACCGCAGGCAGCGAGGGCGGCGTGGCGGACTTCGACAGCATCGATGTCTACCAGCCCTACCCGCACTGCCTGATGCGGCCGATCCCGGTCGGGAAGACGATCCGCCTGACCTCTTTTGGTGCGAAAACTGGCTTGCTAGCTGCCGGCGGTCGCTTGTCGGTGGGCGCGCCGTCCGCCTTCGCTGTTGAAGACATGAAGCTGGGTCGGGTGGCGCTGCGCTCGGGTAAACAGTATGTGACGGTCGGTGCCGATGGTGCCTTGTCGCTGGCCGACGGCGCGCCTGGGGAGGCGCAGAGCTTCCAGTGGATCGAGACGCCGACCGGGGAGCTGGTGCTGATGGCGCTGGCCAATCACCGCTTCGTGCGGGTGGATGCGGCGAACGGGAAGGTGGCGGTGGATAGCCCGGGGCCGCTGACCGAGAGTGGAGATGGAACCCGGTTCACGTGGAAATGAGCTGGCTAGGGTGAACGGGCCAGGAGAACGTCAACGTTAAACGCCAACCATTTGGGATGGCGTTTCTTGTGAACGCCATCCCGTCGCTTCATCCAACCGCTAACGCTTGCCATCCCCCGCCGCTGACTGCCGCAGGGCCCGACGCAATCGCCGGTTGTCCGCGATAGCACCTATCAAGGCCACCAGGACCAGCACATCGATCGCATCACGGTCCAGGTAGTGCCAGAAGGCCCAGGCGGCCAGGGAGCTTGCGAGGGCGCTCAAGACGAGCAGGACGCGGTCGTTCATCACCGTGCCGCTGCCAGCCGATACATCTGGCGTCCGGGAGCCTCTTTATATGTACCCGGCCAGCGCTGGAGGGTGGCGGGAAGCCATGGCCTGTTCAGATGATTCTGTTGGGCCAATAACAATACGTCTGCCAGCGAGGTTCCATTGCCCAGTACTCGCCCGGTTGCGACGGCGATACTGCCAATGACGGCGCCCACATAAAACGCCGCGGACAGGGCACCGATCACCGCGAGCTTTTCCAACCGCGTGCCCGCCACGATGAGCTCCCGAACGGTAACCTTTCGGCCGAACTTGTCGAGTTGTCCGAGAAGTACTGCCGCATTGGCGACTGCCGCTTGAAGCGTTCCATACAAGGATTCGGGCGCAGGCAGCCCAAGCCCTTCCATGTTTTCCTTGAAGTAGCGATAGAAGTCAGACATGTTCCCTCCTCTAAGTAATGTCGGGAAAGCATATCGCCGGCGAAGTCAGGCAAGTTGCGCTTGCACAGCGCGCGGCGACAATGTCGTGAGCGTATCCACGTCGCACTTTACGGTCGGCGGCATCGCGGTGGCCGCACCTGTCATGGCGAAACGGTCGAGTTCGCCAGGGTCTGCGGCGACCGTATCATGTCGGACGATGGCGCCATCCTGACGCCGTCCCAATTTGCTGACCGCCACGCGAGGGGGCGGAACGCGTGGCGCTTTGTCTGGCTGCGATTTCCCGGCGACGAGCATTGGTGGCGTGCTGCCGATTGCCGGGTGCGTCTTGATGGCTGCCGTGCTGGGAGATCCGACCAGACCGGTAAGGTCTAAGCTGATCCATCGGAATAACATTCGCAACGTTCGTCTAGACCGATTCATGACAGATGCCGGGTAATATCGATCAGAATAGACGCTGAGCTGCCGGTTTTCGTCCGATTTAGACCGTTTCGGCGGCGTTTAGGTCCGATTAGACCTCGCGCAGAAAGCGGCCGCCTGATATGCATCCTGCGGTGTTGCTGCCCGGGGCAGAAAACATCGGCGCCAGGCCTATTTTCACGGCGCGGCGGTTGGCGATGAAGCGCAGGTAGCCCTTGAACATGACCCGCGTTCAGGCCCGGCACGCCGCGCGGCGTCGTGTCTTCCGCATACGTGTATTCCAGCTCGACGGCGCGCATGAACAGCGCCTTCAGCGCATCGCGTAATTGCACGGTCCACAGCTGAGGTCCTGCGCCCTGCGCTCCCCAGGTTTCGCTGGGCAGGAAGTTGTCGTACACTCGCCGGCGGTTATTGGCAGAAGCTGTTGCCGCCAAACATTTCGATCGGATGATACATGAGCCAAGTACAGTTGACCGGCGACCAGATGAACGCGCTTGAACGCCTGTGGGCCCGCGTAATGATCGCGGCCGGGGTGACGTTGATTACAGTGCTTGTCCTGATGTACGTGATTTCGGGTAGCTGGACGATAATGCTCGTCTTTGGCGCGGTCACAGGGGCATCCGTCGTTGTCGTGATGATTGCCGCTGCCAAACTACGCGCGCTCGAGCGTGGCTTGCATGAATCCGATCGTGAAAAGCGCGGCGACATGCACTCGGCACTCGAGACGCTGGACGATTAATATCGTTATCGCAAGCGAGCGAGATGCCGCAGGCATCGGGGAGAGGACGTTTCCCGCTTGCCCGAGACCGACGGTAAAGAAGCATCCAGAATGCGCTATGCCGGTCTGATTCGATCTGGATTGGACGTTCGACGGCTGGGTCCGGGCGGAGCTTTTTCGGTCGCGTTAAACGACGGGGTGCGAAGTGCCAGGACTCGAAGGTTTTGTGCAACGATCCCCTAAAACAAAAAGGCCTGTCTCTCGACAGGCCTTTCATCGATAGCAACGCCAGCGCGCCGGTATCAATCCCAGCTCAGCGCCCCACCCGTCTGGTACTCGGTCACGCGCGTCTCGAAGAAGTTACGCTCCTTCTTCAGGTCGATCATCTCGCTCATCCAAGGGAACGGATTCTCATCCTGGTCGAACAGCTGTTCCAGGCCGATCTGCACGGCGCGGCGGTTGGCGATGAAGCGCAGGTAGCCCTTGAACATGGCCGCGTTCAGGCCCAGCACGCCGCGCGGCATCGTGTCTTCGGCGTATGCGTATTCCAGCTCGACGGCCTTCATGAACAGTTCCTTGAGCTCGTCGCGGAATTGCGGGGTCCACAGCTGCGGGTTTTCCAGCTTGATCGTGTTGATCAGGTCGATGCCGAAGTTGCAGTGCATCGATTCGTCGCGCAGGATGTACTGGTACTGCTCGGCGGCACCGGTCATCTTGTTCTGGCGGCCCAGCGCCAGGATCTGCGTGAAGCCCACGTAGAAGAACAGGCCTTCCATCAGGCAGGCGAACACGATCAGCGACTTGAGCAGTTTCTGGTCGTTTTCAATCGTGCCGGTCGTGAAGGCCGGGTCGGTCAGCGTGTCGATGAACGGGATCAGGAACTGGTCCTTGTCGCGGATCGATTTGACTTCGTTGTAGGCGTTGAAGATTTCCTGCTCGTCCAGGCCCAGCGATTCCACGATGTACTGGTAGGCGTGCGTGTGGATCGCTTCCTCGAACGCCTGGCGCAGCAGGTACTGGCGGCATTCCGGGGCGGTGATGTGGCGGTAGGTGCCCAGCACGATGTTGTTGGCGGCCAGCGAGTCGGCCGTCACGAAAAAGCCCAGGTTGCGCTTGACGATGCGGCGCTCGTCTTCGGTCAGGCCGTTCGGGTTCTTCCACAGCTCGATGTCGCGCTGCATGTTCACTTCCTGCGGCATCCAGTGGTTGGCGCAACCGGCCAGGTATTTGTCCCAGGCCCACTTGTACTTGAACGGCACCAGCTGGTTCACGTCCGTCTTGCCGTTGATGATGCGCTTGTCTTCCGCGTTGACGCGGTGCGAGATCTGCTCGGCGGTGGTTTCCGGCTCGGCGGAGATTTGCCCCGCCACGGGCGCGGCGGCGGGCTTGGCCACGTCATCTTCCCAGTTCAACATATTCTTTCCTTCGTTTGGTAACGGGAACTGCCCCGTCGGGGCAGTTCGTATTCATATTAGATGGCGACTCGACGGGAGTCGCGCAAGTACTTCATCGACCGCCTTACTGGCAGCTTATTGGCAAGCTTCGCATTCCTCGAAGCCCGCATCGCCCGGACGGAGGTAGCATGCGGCGCCTTCCTGCACTTCCTGCACCGTGGCCGGCGCCGAGTGGGTCGGCACGGCCGGGGCGGCAGACGACGTTGCCGAGGCGGAAGCCAAGGAGCCCACGGCGGCCGGCGACACGGCGTTCAGCGCGCCCGTCTTCGTGGTGGACTTCTCCATGTGCGAAGCGGCGATCGTGCGCAGGTAGTACGTGGTCTTCAGGCCGCGCAGCCAGGCCAGCTTGTACGTTTCGTCCAGCTTCTTGCCCGAGGCGCCGGCCATGTAGATGTTCAGCGACTGGGCCTGGTCGATCCACTTCTGGCGGCGCGATGCCGCTTCCACCAGCCAGCTCGGCGAGACTTCGAACGCCGTGGCGTAGATGTCGCGCAGGTCTTGCGGCACGCGGTCGATCTTCGTCAGCGAACCGTCGAAGTACTTCAGGTCGGCGATCATCACCTCGTCCCACAGGTCGCGCGCCTTCAGGTCGCGCACCAGGTAGGAGTTGATCTCGGTGAATTCACCGGACAGGTTCGACTTCACGTACAGGTTCTGGAACGTCGGTTCGATGCAGGCCGAGACGCCGATGATGTTCGAAATGGTCGCGGTCGGAGCGATCGCCACGCAGTTCGAGTTGCGCATGCCGAACTGCTTGATGCGTTCGCGCAGCGGGGTCCAGTCCATCGACGACGACATGTCCTGCTCGAGGTAGCCGCCGCGTTCTTCGGCCAGCAGCTTCACGGAATCCTGCGGCAGGATGCCGCGATCCCACAGCGAACCCTTGTACGAAGCGTACTGTCCACGCTCTTCGGCCAGCTCGGTCGAGGCCCAGTAGGCGTAGTAGCACACCGCTTCCATCGACGTATCGGCGAAGTTCACCGCTTCCTGCGAGGCGTATGGCACGCGCATCATGTGCAGGCAGTCCTGGAAGCCCATCACGCCCATGCCGACCGGACGGTGGCGCATGTTCGCGTTGCGCGCCTTGTCCACGGCGTAGTAGTTGATGTCGATGACGTTGTCCAGCATGCGCATGGCGGTGCGGATCGTCTTCTGCAGCTTCACGTGGTCCAGCTTGCCCTCTTTCATGTGGGCCGGCAGGTTCACGGAACCCAGGTTGCAGACGGCGATCTCGTCCGGGCCGGTGTTCAGCGTGATCTCGGTGCACAGGTTCGAGCTGTGCACCACGCCCACGTGCTGCTGCGGCGAACGGATGTTGCACGGATCCTTGAACGTGATCCACGGGTGGCCCGTCTCGAACAGCATCGACAGCATCTTGCGCCACAGGTCCAGCGCCTGGATTTTCTTGAACACGCGGATTTCGCCGCGGGCGGCAGCCGCTTCATAGCCCAGGTAAGCCTGTTCGAATGCCTTGCCGACCTTGTCGTGCAGGTCCGGCGTCTCGGACGGCGAGAACAGCGTCCACTCGCCCTTTTCCATCACGCGCTTCATGAACAGGTCGGGAATCCAGTTCGCCGTGTTCATGTCGTGCGTGCGGCGGCGGTCGTCGCCCGTGTTCTTGCGCAGGTCGAGGAATTCTTCGATGTCCAGGTGCCAGGTTTCCAGGTAGGCGCAGACGGCGCCCTTGCGCTTGCCGCCCTGGTTCACGGCCACGGCCGTGTCGTTGACCACCTTCAGGAACGGCACCACGCCCTGCGACTTGCCGTTGGTGCCCTTGATGTGGGCGCCCAGCGCGCGCACCGGCGTCCAGTCGTTGCCCAGGCCGCCCGCGAACTTCGCCAGCAGTGCGTTTTCCTTGATCGCGTCGTAGATGCCTTCCAGGTCGTCGGAGACGGTGGTCAGGTAGCACGACGACAGCTGCGAGCGCAGCGTGCCCGAGTTGAACAGCGTCGGCGTCGACGACATGAAGTCGAACGAGGACAGCAGGTTGTAGAACTCGATGGCGCGCGCTTCGCGGTTCTCTTCATTCAGGGCCAGGCCCATGGCCACGCGCATGTAGAACGCCTGCGGCATTTCGATGCGCACGTCGCGCACGTGCAGGAAGTAGCGGTCGTACAGGGTTTGCAGGCCGATGTAGCCGAACTGCAGGTCGCGGTCGGCCACCAGGGCCTTGGCCAGCTTCTGCAGGTCGAACTCGGCCAGTTTCGGGTCCAGCAGCTCGGCGGCGATACCTTTCGCCACGTACTGCGGGAAGTATTCCACGTAGGCCGCGGCGGCTTGCGCCTGCGGGGTTTCCTTGCCGAAGACTTCCTTGCGGATCGTGTGCAGCAGGATGCGGGCGGTGACCTGCGAGTAAGCCGGGTCCTTTTCCATCAGGGCTCTGGCAGCCAGGATGGCGGACTTGTACAGTTCCTCGACGGGCACGCCGTCATACAGGTTGCGGAAGGTCTCGGCCAGGATCGCGTCGGCATCGACGTGCTTTTCCAGGCCCGAGCAGGCGGCGTCGATCAGCTCGCGCACTTCCTGCACCACCAGCGGGCGGCGCTGGCCGTTGTCCAGCACGTGGAATTGCGGCTCGGCCACTTCCGGTGCGCCGGCGGCGGCCTTCTTGGCGCGGCGCTCTTCCATCTGCTTGGCGCGGTACAGCACGTAGGCCTTGGCCACGTCGTGCTCGCCCGAGCGCATCAGGGCCAGTTCCACCTGGTCCTGCACGTCTTCGATATGGAACGTGCCGCCGGAAGGCTGGCGGCGCACCAAGGCATTCACCACATTGTTCGTCAGCTGTTCGGCCAGGTCGCGGATGCGCGCGGACGCGGCGGCGGGGCCACCCTTTTCCGTCTGCACGGCCAGGAAGGCCTTGGTCATGGCGACGTTGATCTTGGAGGGCTCGAACGCCACGACGGCACCGTTGCGACGGATGATGCGGTAGTCGCCGAGGTCGGCTGCCGTGGTCAGGCCGCTGGCCGGCTGGGCGGACGCTGGCACCGCTGGTTGCGATGCTGCTGGGGTGGTGATGTCTTGGTTGGATTGCATGTATGCTCCCGATTGATTGTTCGGAAAAAATTCTTTGCCACCTGCCGTAACAAAAAACGGCATGAAAACGGCAAAACCGGGCCCCTCGAACTCATGTCCGACAGACTCTCCGGTGCCGGGATTTCGCCCGGTGGCTGCTGTGCGACGCCCTGCTGGCGCCCTCTGTGGATGTTGACGCTGGTCAAAGTTATCCAAGCAGTTATCAACTGAGTTATCAACCAGGTTATGCACCCGGTTATCAACTGCTTATCAACCGATTTATCCACGAAGGCACTAGATTTAGTGCGCCACACAATTTCTGGCACTAATTGTAGTGAGCGCGCTTGCTCGCGACAAGCGCTACAGGCGGAATTTTTTTGCCAGAACGGCTAATAATTCTGTTGACTTTTCAAGCTTGCGATAAGGACGGGCGTTCTTCGTTGAGCACACGCTCGCCCACGAAATGTGGTAGGTCGGGGGCGGTGCTTAATGCTTCAGCAGAAATGTTTCTTACGTTGCCGGATAGGCATCGAATGCCAGCCGCGAACACATGAGGCGCCTGGTGTCGTACACCTTTTCCGCAGGAAAAGGTGTACGACACCAGGCCTTCAGCCGCCGCTGGCCGGCAACTTACCCCTCCGGCTCCTGTATCCCCAGCTTCTGCATCTGGTACCGCAACTGCCGGAAACTGATCCCCAGCAGTTGCGCGGCCTGCGTGCGGTTGTACTGGGTCTGCGCGAGGGCGCGCACGATGATCTCCCGCTCCACCCGCTCCAGGTAGGCTGGCAGGTTCGACGGCAGCACGGACAGGTCGGGCAGCGGCGGCATGCGCTCGCTGCCGGGCGCCGGCGCCGGCACTGAAACCGGGGGCGCGGCGGCAGAAGCCGGACCCGGACCCGGACCCGGAACCGGCGCGGCGGCCGGCACTTCGGCCAGCTTCGCCCCCTTCAGCGACAGGTCGGCCACGTCGATCACGCCATCGTTGGCAAAGGCCAGCGCCCGCTCCAGGATGTTTTCCAGCTCGCGCACATTGCCGGGAAAGCTGTAGCCGCGCAGCGCGTCCAGCACGCCGGGGCCCAGGGTGGCCGGCTGGCCGCTGGCGGCGGAGAGCCGGGCCAGGATCGCGTCGGTCAGCACCGGCAGATCGTCGAGCCGCTCGCGCAGCGGCGGCAGCGACAGTTCGATCACGTTCAGCCGGTAGAACAGGTCTTGCCGGAACTTGCCCTGCTCCACGCAGCGCGCCAGGTCCTGGTGGGTGGCGCTGACGATGCGCACGTCCACCGGTTCCTCGGCGGTGGCGCCGATCTTGCGCACGCGCCGCTCCTGGATAGCGCGCAGCAGCTTCACCTGCATGGGCAGCGGCAGGTCCGCCACCTCGTCGAGCATCAGCGTGCCGCCGTTGGCAGCCTGGAAGAAGCCGTCGCGCTCGTCCGCCGCACCCGTGAAGGCGCCCTTGCGGTAACCGAAGAACTCGGCCTCCATCAGCGCCTCGGGAATTGCGCCGCAGTTCACGGCGATGAACGGCTTGTCGGCCCGTGAACCTTGCGCGTGGATCTCGCGCGCCGCCAGTTCCTTGCCCGAGCCCGATTCGCCGGTGATGGCGATCGGCGCCATCGAGCGGGCCAGCCGGGCGATCTGCGCGCGCAGCGCCTGCATGGCGGCCGACTGCCCTTTCAGCCGGCTGTCCACCGGGCCGGGATGCGGCGCGGCGGCGCCAGGCGGCGCATTGAGCTTGAGCGCCGACTGCACCATCACGCGCAGCTGGTCGAGCTGCAAGGGCTTGGTCACGTAGTCGAAGGCGCCCGCCTTCAGCGCCACCACGGCGTTTTCCGCGCTGCCGAACGCCGTCACCACCGCCACCGGCAGGTTGCGGCCACTGGCGGCGATCTCGCGCACCAGTTCCAGGCCCAGGCCGTCCGGCAGGCGCATGTCCGTCAGCACCAGGTCGTAGTCATGGGCGGCCAGCAGCGCGCGGGCGCCGCGCAGGTCGGCGGCGCCGTCCACGTCCAATCCCATCTTGAGAAGCGTGATTTCCAGCAGGTCGCGCAGGTCGTCCTCGTCATCGACTACCAGAACGCGGGGGGAAGAGCTCATGGCCTGTCTTCTCGAGAGGGTTGCGCGAACGTGATGACGAACCGGCCGGACGACCCCGGCACGGCCACGGGGCCCGTGTCGAAGCGGTATTCGTAGTCCAGCATCGCGTCGTTGTTCAGGCACAGCTCCCGCGCCAGGTAGAGGCCCAGGCCCGTGCCCTTCGACGACGTAGTGTAGAACGGTTCGAACAGGTGGGCCCGCACCTCTGTCGAGATGCCGGGACCGTCGTCCTGCACGTGCAGCTCGGCGCTGCGGCCCTGCACGCCGACCACGAACAGCCGGATCGACGAGGGTTGCCTGCTGGCATAGCGGATCGCATTGCCGAGCAGGTTGAGCAGCACGGCGCGCAGGTGCACGGGATCGAAGCGCACCGTCACGTCGCTCACGCGGGAAATATCGAGCACGCGCGGGTCGAGCCGCTGCGTTTCGTCGAACTCGGCCTTCAACTCGGCCACGAGCGACGCCAGCGCCAGCGGCTCGTCGTGCGGGTGCGCCTTGCGCGACAGTTGCAGGATGTCTTCCACCATACGGTTCACGCGCGCCACGTTGTCGCCGATGATCTTGACCAGCCGCGCGTGGACGGGCGAGTCCAGGTCTTCGGCCAGCAGCGAATTGGCGTGGCCGATCGCCGACAGCGGATTGCGCACCTCGTGCGCGATGCTGGCGGTCAACCGGCCCATCGAGGCCAGCTTCAGTTGCTGCGCCTGGTTTTCGATCGCCGTCACGTCCTGCAGGAAGATCACGTTGCGCTCGGTGCCCAGTTCCATCGTGTCGGCGGCGGCGAAGCGCACCTTCAGGTGGGCGGCCAGGTCGGCGCGCGCGCTCCAGGCGGCGGCCAGCTCCTGCAGCGCCGGGTCTGTGTAGGGCTTGATCGTCACATAGACGGTGTGGAGGGCTGGATTCGCACGCCAGTGGGCGTAGGCTTGCGCGATCGGGTGCAGCGAAGGCATCGCGGCCAGCCGCAGGCCCAGCGCGCCGGCCAGCCCCAGCATCTGCCGCGCGGCCGGGTTGCCGGCCAGGAGTTCGCCGTCCGGCCCCACCACCACGATGCCATCCCCGGCCTGCGACATCACCAGCCGGTTGACGGCCTGCTGCACGCCGATCTCGACCCCGCGCTGCGCCGCCAGCGCCTCCTGCTTGATCAGCCGTGCCGCCATGCGGTTCACCAGCAGCACGGCGGCGAAGAAGGCCGCGCCGTACAGGCCGGCCTGCAGCACGGCCATGTCGCCGGCGCCCGACAGGGCACGCCAGATGCTCTCGGCCAGCATGTACAGCGAAGCAAGCGCCGTGCAGAACAGCGCGAGCATGAGCGGCGCCAGGATCGCGCAGCCGGCCAGCGGAAACAGGTAGAGGATCGCCAGGCCGCTGCGCAAGCCCCCGGCCGCTGTATACAACAGGGAGATCACGACCAGGTCGCAGGCGACCTGCGAAAGCAGCTGCACCAGGAAACGGCGGCGCCACCAGGCGGCCATGAGCGCGAACACGATCGCCAGGAACAGGTAGGCGGCGCAGGTTTGCGCGTACAGGAAGTCGCCGGAAGTGGTCAGAGCGCGGCTGTCGATGCTCAGGTAGACCAGCAGCACCAGGGCGATGACCACGCGCGTGGCGTTCAGCGTTTGCAGCGAGCGCCAGAACGTTTCCCGCGCAGCAGCGGACAAATGCGGCGGCAAATGCCGGGGCAAGGCCGGCGGCGGCGTCGCGGTATCGATCACGCCGCTCACCCGGCCGGCGTCATTTCACGGGCGCGTGGGCCGGGC contains:
- a CDS encoding ribonucleotide-diphosphate reductase subunit beta, with protein sequence MLNWEDDVAKPAAAPVAGQISAEPETTAEQISHRVNAEDKRIINGKTDVNQLVPFKYKWAWDKYLAGCANHWMPQEVNMQRDIELWKNPNGLTEDERRIVKRNLGFFVTADSLAANNIVLGTYRHITAPECRQYLLRQAFEEAIHTHAYQYIVESLGLDEQEIFNAYNEVKSIRDKDQFLIPFIDTLTDPAFTTGTIENDQKLLKSLIVFACLMEGLFFYVGFTQILALGRQNKMTGAAEQYQYILRDESMHCNFGIDLINTIKLENPQLWTPQFRDELKELFMKAVELEYAYAEDTMPRGVLGLNAAMFKGYLRFIANRRAVQIGLEQLFDQDENPFPWMSEMIDLKKERNFFETRVTEYQTGGALSWD
- a CDS encoding ribonucleoside-diphosphate reductase subunit alpha; protein product: MQSNQDITTPAASQPAVPASAQPASGLTTAADLGDYRIIRRNGAVVAFEPSKINVAMTKAFLAVQTEKGGPAAASARIRDLAEQLTNNVVNALVRRQPSGGTFHIEDVQDQVELALMRSGEHDVAKAYVLYRAKQMEERRAKKAAAGAPEVAEPQFHVLDNGQRRPLVVQEVRELIDAACSGLEKHVDADAILAETFRNLYDGVPVEELYKSAILAARALMEKDPAYSQVTARILLHTIRKEVFGKETPQAQAAAAYVEYFPQYVAKGIAAELLDPKLAEFDLQKLAKALVADRDLQFGYIGLQTLYDRYFLHVRDVRIEMPQAFYMRVAMGLALNEENREARAIEFYNLLSSFDFMSSTPTLFNSGTLRSQLSSCYLTTVSDDLEGIYDAIKENALLAKFAGGLGNDWTPVRALGAHIKGTNGKSQGVVPFLKVVNDTAVAVNQGGKRKGAVCAYLETWHLDIEEFLDLRKNTGDDRRRTHDMNTANWIPDLFMKRVMEKGEWTLFSPSETPDLHDKVGKAFEQAYLGYEAAAARGEIRVFKKIQALDLWRKMLSMLFETGHPWITFKDPCNIRSPQQHVGVVHSSNLCTEITLNTGPDEIAVCNLGSVNLPAHMKEGKLDHVKLQKTIRTAMRMLDNVIDINYYAVDKARNANMRHRPVGMGVMGFQDCLHMMRVPYASQEAVNFADTSMEAVCYYAYWASTELAEERGQYASYKGSLWDRGILPQDSVKLLAEERGGYLEQDMSSSMDWTPLRERIKQFGMRNSNCVAIAPTATISNIIGVSACIEPTFQNLYVKSNLSGEFTEINSYLVRDLKARDLWDEVMIADLKYFDGSLTKIDRVPQDLRDIYATAFEVSPSWLVEAASRRQKWIDQAQSLNIYMAGASGKKLDETYKLAWLRGLKTTYYLRTIAASHMEKSTTKTGALNAVSPAAVGSLASASATSSAAPAVPTHSAPATVQEVQEGAACYLRPGDAGFEECEACQ
- a CDS encoding sigma-54 dependent transcriptional regulator, with amino-acid sequence MSSSPRVLVVDDEDDLRDLLEITLLKMGLDVDGAADLRGARALLAAHDYDLVLTDMRLPDGLGLELVREIAASGRNLPVAVVTAFGSAENAVVALKAGAFDYVTKPLQLDQLRVMVQSALKLNAPPGAAAPHPGPVDSRLKGQSAAMQALRAQIARLARSMAPIAITGESGSGKELAAREIHAQGSRADKPFIAVNCGAIPEALMEAEFFGYRKGAFTGAADERDGFFQAANGGTLMLDEVADLPLPMQVKLLRAIQERRVRKIGATAEEPVDVRIVSATHQDLARCVEQGKFRQDLFYRLNVIELSLPPLRERLDDLPVLTDAILARLSAASGQPATLGPGVLDALRGYSFPGNVRELENILERALAFANDGVIDVADLSLKGAKLAEVPAAAPVPGPGPGPASAAAPPVSVPAPAPGSERMPPLPDLSVLPSNLPAYLERVEREIIVRALAQTQYNRTQAAQLLGISFRQLRYQMQKLGIQEPEG
- a CDS encoding ATP-binding protein, with product MIDTATPPPALPRHLPPHLSAAARETFWRSLQTLNATRVVIALVLLVYLSIDSRALTTSGDFLYAQTCAAYLFLAIVFALMAAWWRRRFLVQLLSQVACDLVVISLLYTAAGGLRSGLAILYLFPLAGCAILAPLMLALFCTALASLYMLAESIWRALSGAGDMAVLQAGLYGAAFFAAVLLVNRMAARLIKQEALAAQRGVEIGVQQAVNRLVMSQAGDGIVVVGPDGELLAGNPAARQMLGLAGALGLRLAAMPSLHPIAQAYAHWRANPALHTVYVTIKPYTDPALQELAAAWSARADLAAHLKVRFAAADTMELGTERNVIFLQDVTAIENQAQQLKLASMGRLTASIAHEVRNPLSAIGHANSLLAEDLDSPVHARLVKIIGDNVARVNRMVEDILQLSRKAHPHDEPLALASLVAELKAEFDETQRLDPRVLDISRVSDVTVRFDPVHLRAVLLNLLGNAIRYASRQPSSIRLFVVGVQGRSAELHVQDDGPGISTEVRAHLFEPFYTTSSKGTGLGLYLARELCLNNDAMLDYEYRFDTGPVAVPGSSGRFVITFAQPSREDRP